The nucleotide window CGGCTACCAGTGCCAATAGCCTGTCGGTGCCTGCAACCAATGGGGCGGCGTATTATCGAATTCGTGGACAGTGATGTGATTGGATAGCCTTGAGAAGGAGGGGTGCGCAACCATGCGGGCGGCCGTGTGTCAGCGCGGTTGCCCTGGCCACGTTGTTGAACCTGCTGGCATTCGGCATGGTCTTCCCTCAACCATTTTAACCGTTGATTTTTTGGTCATCGGTTTGACATGGGTTCAATTAAAGCCGATGGGTGATTCGTACATATAAACTCCCCATGAAAAAAATGTTGGAGGCAACCACGACCCCGTCCATTCGAAACAAACGACTTTTTGAAATCCGCAAGGCTTTGCTGACCATCATTCCGGTCTTATTTCTGTTCGCGCGCGGCGGAATCGCAAGCCCCACCATCGGCGCGCACACGCTGGCGTTTTATCCCTGCGGCGGCAGTGGTGGCCTGGTGACAACAGCCATCGATACGCAACCGTCCGGCAGCACGATTCTGGCCTGGGTTGGTCGGGGGAACACCAATGAATTCAACGGGACAGTTCCGTTGGACACTGCGAACAACAGTTATGTCATGCTCGGCGGCATGCACGACTATGGACCGGCTTATCCCACTTCCGGTGAAGCGCTCTACGCAGTTGCGTCGGCCGCGGGTGGCACGGGACAGCATGTCATCGCTCCCATGCCGGGCAGTGATGAAATTACGTTGGCCGTTGTCGAGGTGAAGAACGGCGGGTTGATTCAAGACGCAAAATGGAACGTAGTGTTCTCTCCGCCTCACACCAGCCTGAGTGTCACCACTACAAACGCGGCCACCCTCGTTGCTATTTGGGCGGGTGACTCCGGAGCGGCTTCCGTGACGGCGGTTCCGAATAATGGTTTTACGACGGTCAATTCGGAACTGCTCTCCAGTTGCGAGGTCGAAGTGGTGGTGGCAACCAGGGATGTTGCTGCCGCAGGCACTTACAACGTCACCTGGACAGCGACGCCGACCCAGGGAGCGCATCTCTGGCTGGTGGCCGTGCAAACGGAGCCGTTGCCGTCTTTGCGGGCGCAGGCCGCCGGCGGCAATGTGGTTATTAGCTGGCCAAGCTCGGCTACCAGTTTTGGTCTCGAAACGACCAGCAACCTTTCCGCGGGCAACTCCTGGACGCCGGTGACTAACGGTACTGTCGTCATTAATTTCCAGAACACAATTACCAACGCCATTTCCCAACCGAGCCAATATTACCGGTTGAAGAAACAGTAAGACAAAACGTCAACCGAAAAGTCCTTCCATAGCAGATGCGCCGAACTCAGGCTCAGGGACTGGTCGCGCGCGCGCGGTAGAAGAGGTGGTCCGTGGATAACGGGACTTCCACAATTACAACCGGCCCGTGTGTGACCGTGCTTTGAATATCGGTCGCCACCGTCCAACTTCCCGGTGTCAGGTCGGCGCTTTCCTGAAATTCCAGGGTCTGATTCGGATATTGCGCCATTACGGTGATTTGCAGGTTCCCGTCCGCCACCACCCTGGTGTCAGTGATTTGAATGGTCGGATTCGCCACGAGCCGCAGGGCATTAATAAAGATACCTGCAGTCCCGCTATCGACGACTCCCTGAATCTCCAATTGCCCATTGGTAGAGGAGGTGAGCAAGGTTCCCAAAGTATCCTGATAGTCCGCCGTTGGCTGAGACGAGCCGGTAAAAATATAGCCCGTTTGGACCGTTACGGGAGTGCCGGAAGAGACTTCGGTCCAATCGGCAAACAGGTTGTTCGCGTTGTCGTAAGACCATAGAGTCAATCCATAAGTGGTGTTGGGCGCAAGCCGTTGCAACAAAATATCGATGCCCGTGCCGGGAGTATTCGCAGTTGAGAAGATAAATTGCTGATAGAGGTTCGCCTGGGTCAGGTTCGGCGGATTGTTTACCGGGACGCTCCGCGAGCGATCACTGAAGAACGTCGCCCCGATGGTGGAAAGCGTCACTTCCGGACCGCTGAATGTAGCCGGATTGACGTTCAAGGTCATGGATGAAAAACCGGATTGAACGGCGGGCGCAGGAGCCCAGTTAAATTCGACTTGCAACACTGTCCCGTTGGTTGCCGGGATGTAGGGGATCACGGTCAGTTGAACGATGCTGCTCGTAACCGCTCCGCCTGAGTTCGTAATTACCACAGTGTAGGAGCCGGCATCGGCGGGTTGCACTTTAGCCAGGGTGAAGACGTTGCTAACCGCACTGGGGTTGGTCACGCTGGAAACCGGCGCGCCATTTTTTCGCCACTGATAGCTCAAAGGAGTGGTTCCGGTCGCCACCACCGTGAAACTAACGGTGTCTCCCTGATAAACACCATTGGTCGGGTCGCCCGGCTGAGTGGTGAGGGAAGTCACAGAAGGTTTGATGATCACCGGGGGTGTCGGAATTCCGTTCGTGAAAATCGATTGAATTTCCGTGTACGTCAATCGACGGCTCCAGGTGCCCACATCATCGATGGCGCCATTAAAGAAATCTCGCAGCGGGTTGGCCACGAGCGCACCGATGGTCGTGTTGTTCAAGAGCACCGAGCCCAATGCTCCATGACCGTAGCTAAAAACTGAAGGATCGAGAACCCCATCGATATACAATAGTCCCGTGCCGTTCTGGTCCACCCAAACGACATGATGCCACGTTCCGTCCAACGCCGTGGCGGTGGACAATGTGTCGGACATTCCGGGATTGATTCGTATGTCCAGCTTGCTGGTGGCGCCGGTGTTGTCCGGCCCGATGAAAAAGTAGTTCCCGTTGGTGCTGTTGCCATTGGCAAAAATTTGCTCGTTCGCAATGCCAGGAACCCCGTTGATCCAAAGCGCAACCGTGTAGGTGGTGTTGAGATCATAAATTGGAGTGCCGGTCGTTTCGGCTCCATATTGTGAAGACCCGTCGAAGGATAGTCCGTTTCCAAATTTGCCCGGCACTAAATTCCCGTTGCTCATGGCCGTGAGCTGAAGATCGTTTTGACTCACGAGGTCGGGAGTGGAAGTTGAATTGGAAATAGTATTCAAAGGCCAATAGGAAACCATGCCTGAAATAATATTCGGCGCGGGATCCGGGAGCACCACCAGCGCGGCCGACGCGCTGGTATTTGTGCCGGCAATGTTGGCTGCCGTCACCGAATAGAAATTCGTTCCAGGGCTGGTCAAATTGTTCAACGTCAGCGAACTATTGGTTTCGCCAGGGATCGGAACGCCATTGGACAGCCATTGATAAGTCATGGGCTGGTTGCCGAAGATATTGGCGGAAAATATCACCCGGTCTCCAAGTGAATTGGTCTGGTTTGCTGGCTGTGCGAGAATCGTGGGCGGGGTTGGTGGGATTGGAGTGGGTATTCCGTTATTCATCGCGTTTTGGATTTCCGACTGCGAAAGCACCCGGCTCCAGGCCATTACCTCATCGACCGAACCATTGAACCAAAGGTTGTTGGCGTTGTTAGCCCGAATCAAATCTCCCACAGCAGTGATGGTTGCTGCGGGAGCACCGGCGGAAGGAGCAGTGTAGTTCACATTCGCGCTGTCCAGGTTGCCATCGATATAAAGTTTGCAAGTGCCGTTTGCGTCGGTGAATGCCACATGGTGCCAGGTGCTACCGGCCGCATCAAACACTGCGGTTGCAGATTGGACATTGTTGATGACCGTCGTGCCGGCGTTGTTTCTTAAAAATACGGCAATCTTTGTGCTTCGCGTGTTGAAATCCCAGAGCATCGATCCCGAAAACGCATTCTCAGAAAAAGGAATATGGTTGGCACTCTGGGTCGAAGTGCCTTTGACCCAAAAAGCCACGGTGTAACCGTTGGTCGTGTAAATAGGCAGGCCGGTCGCCAGAAAGTTAGTGGAATGCGTGACATTCAGGTATTGGCTCGAGCCATTAAACTGAAAGCAGTTACCTCGCTGACCCGCAACCAGTGACGGAGCGTTGACCAGAAACATGGAGTTGCCCAACGCAAGATCCGGGGTGGTGACGCCATCAGTGGTATCCATCGGCCAATAGGCGACCAGGTTCGTCCAAAGGGAACTTTGTGCCATGGCGCTTCCCAGCGTTGATCCTGCAATGCAGGACATTAACAGAAGTGTTTTGAAATTCATGATGCCTGAACGGGTAAACTGCGTGGGTGACGGTTTAAGTAATAAGTAGGTTGACACAAAACGTCAAACTTTTTCCTTTCCTGCCTCACGATGAAGTGAGGACGTTTCATGCAGGAGTTTCAAGCCAGCAGGAGGTTTGGTTGGCTTCTTTGGGCGCAGTTGGTGGCTATACAAAATTGGCAGCCTGGCTGATGGTGGTAACACTAGGGAAATAGATTCATGGAATAGCAAAAGGAGATTATGAAAATTGTAATTATCGGCGGCACCGGACTCATTGGATCAAAGACCGTGGACAGGCTTCGTAAGAAAGGCCATGAGGTGGTGGCGGCATCACCCAGATCCGGTGTCAACACGGTTACGGGTGAAGGCCTTAAGGAGGCACTTGCAGGCGCACAGGTTGTGGTCGACGTGGCGAACTCGCCGTCCTTCGAGGAAAAGGCGGCCATGGAATTCTTCAATGCGTCAGGCCGCAACCTTTTGGCAGCGGAGACGTTCGCCGGTGTGAAGCATCACATCGCGCTATCGGTCGTCGGCATGGAGCGAGTGCATGGCTATGGTTACTTCCTCGCGAAGCTGGCCCAGGAGAACCTGATCAAGGCTTCGAGGATTCCCTACACCATTGTTCGCTCGACGCAGTTCTTCGAATTCACGGGCGCCATTGCCCAGTCAGGTACTGTAGGGCAGACCGTTACCATGTCTCCTGCTTTTTTCCAGCCCATCGCGGCCGATGACGTGGCTGATATCATGGCTGATGTTGCACTGGGAGCGCCGGTGAATGGCATGATCGAGATTGCCGGTCCGGAACGGGTGCGACTGAACGAACTCATTGAGCGATTCCTGAAGGCGACCAAGGATCCGCGCAAAGTGGTCACGGATGCCCATGCGCTCTACTTCGGCCTGGAGGTGAACGATGAATCGCTTGTTCCCGGCGAAAACCCGCGCCTCGGCAAAATGCGTTTCGAGGACTGGCTCAGACACTCGCTATCCGAGAATTAAGCCGACCGTACATCAACATGACGCGCAAACCGCCGAATGGTTCAATACTTCGCGGGGCATTTGTGGCTGCCACAAGGATCACCAAGTCTTTGATTCCAAGGAGGTGGTTCCGTGGGAGTTCTTGAGAAGGCTGGAAGGCATCATGATTGAATAGGTTTTGTCTTCCACATCAATTTCCACTTTTTGCCAGGAGCGTCTATCATCGCTTTCGTCACTCTTATCGACAATGCGGTAGGTATCGCTTCGACTCATGCCGCCGTTATGCACCCGAATGCCCATGCAGCGGCTGGCCAGGGCGTGTCCGCTGTTTTCGATGTGGCGCAGGGCAGTGCGTGGTGAATGTAGATCCCATGGCCGATGCAGCTCATCCTCCCGGTAAAGCGTCACTTCGTCTGGTGGCTCCTCAACGATATTCCATTTGGTGAACGACAGCCGCCAGCCATTCTGAATTGGGAAGGAATCGTATTGCACAGTGGCCCAGTGAAGAATCACGTCTCTCGCTTTGGAAACATCGACACGAAAGCAGGTGGATGGGCTGACTTGCCATACGTGAATCGCTTTCTTCTGGCCAGCCAAGTGTTTCATGGCAGAGGCAAACCTTGCATCGCCATCAAATGTGGGTGGTGGATTTGGGGCCTTTGGATCCCGCGTAAATCCGTAGGGGATTTCGAGCCATATTCGGCTTGATTCCGTTGAGACCTCAATCCAAGCCTCCTCCAGGATATTTTTCCCCCACGGAAAGGTCACCAACGAACTCCAACTACCTCCGAAGCTTCCAGCTAATACTAGTGATTCAGCAGGAGTCAAGTCAGGGGAAACCGTTTGGCCGCTCACATAATGCAGGCGAACGGAAATCTTCCCTTCTCTCAAAAAATGCTCGCTGGCACTGAGGCTCAAACACATTCCATGTTCCTGTCGGGAGAGCGATAAAAGCATATTACCTGGCAGAGAAGGCTGCTCAGGGAATGTTATGATACGCCAGGCAACGTCCGATCCGTCCGCTTTGTGCTTCCATTGGGTGGCAGCAGTTTCTTCACACTTCACAGAGCCTGTCGACGCAAGGAGAACAATTAATAAGTAAGTGAACTTCACTTTTATGAAAACACCGCTCAGCACCTGTTGTTGCGCCAGTATTTTGCAGCTGCAAATAGTTGCAGTGAGTATGCTGGTTCGTTGGCTTTTTTGAGCCTGATTGACAGAGAAAATTGTGTAAATACTAAGGATCGACCTGTTCACGACCCGTTCATGTCAAAGTCGGCGAACAACGAATTGTTCATGTATCTTTTTGCCACCTCCAACCCGCCCACGGACGGTTAACCAGAGACGACTCTGGTTTATGCGGGAGGGGAACCACAAAATGTGCAAAGCGGGATGTCGTGGGAGGGTTCGCGAAAACTGCGAGTAGCGGGTTTTAAGTTTTGGATGCGAAGCTGTGGAATGGGTGGACTGGAGTTCGCCTGGGAAAACCAGTGTAGATAATTTGGACCCGTTCACGTTCACGACCCGTTCATAGGATGGATGCGAGCTGACACGGCGAAAATTCTGCTCGCTTTTTCGATGCTTCTTGAAATGATTACCCTTGTAAATTGTAAGGAACAATTCATGAAAAAATTTGTTTGGTCACTTTTCCTCATCTCTCTCCTCGCCTATGCGAGCGGGCTCCAAGCCCAAGGCACGGCCTTCACCTACCAGGGGCGGCTTCAAAACAACGGTTCTCCTGCCAACGGGAGCTACGACATGGCCTTCGCACTTTACGGCACCAGTACCGGCGGGGTCGCCCTCGCCGGGCCGGTGACGAATACGGCAGTGGCCGTGAGCAACGGCCTGTTCACGACCACGCTAGACTTTGGGAATGTTTTCACCGGTGGCAGCAACTGGCTGGGGATGGCTGTGAGCCCCGGCGGTGCGAACACCTATTCCACGCTGGCTCCGCGTCAACAGTTGACGGCCGTGCCGTACGCGCAGTATGCACTGAGTGCGGGGGCGGCGGCGAGCGCCGGGTCGGTGTCCGCGGCGAACATCACCGGCACGATTCCGCTCGGGC belongs to Pedosphaera parvula Ellin514 and includes:
- a CDS encoding LamG-like jellyroll fold domain-containing protein: MAQSSLWTNLVAYWPMDTTDGVTTPDLALGNSMFLVNAPSLVAGQRGNCFQFNGSSQYLNVTHSTNFLATGLPIYTTNGYTVAFWVKGTSTQSANHIPFSENAFSGSMLWDFNTRSTKIAVFLRNNAGTTVINNVQSATAVFDAAGSTWHHVAFTDANGTCKLYIDGNLDSANVNYTAPSAGAPAATITAVGDLIRANNANNLWFNGSVDEVMAWSRVLSQSEIQNAMNNGIPTPIPPTPPTILAQPANQTNSLGDRVIFSANIFGNQPMTYQWLSNGVPIPGETNSSLTLNNLTSPGTNFYSVTAANIAGTNTSASAALVVLPDPAPNIISGMVSYWPLNTISNSTSTPDLVSQNDLQLTAMSNGNLVPGKFGNGLSFDGSSQYGAETTGTPIYDLNTTYTVALWINGVPGIANEQIFANGNSTNGNYFFIGPDNTGATSKLDIRINPGMSDTLSTATALDGTWHHVVWVDQNGTGLLYIDGVLDPSVFSYGHGALGSVLLNNTTIGALVANPLRDFFNGAIDDVGTWSRRLTYTEIQSIFTNGIPTPPVIIKPSVTSLTTQPGDPTNGVYQGDTVSFTVVATGTTPLSYQWRKNGAPVSSVTNPSAVSNVFTLAKVQPADAGSYTVVITNSGGAVTSSIVQLTVIPYIPATNGTVLQVEFNWAPAPAVQSGFSSMTLNVNPATFSGPEVTLSTIGATFFSDRSRSVPVNNPPNLTQANLYQQFIFSTANTPGTGIDILLQRLAPNTTYGLTLWSYDNANNLFADWTEVSSGTPVTVQTGYIFTGSSQPTADYQDTLGTLLTSSTNGQLEIQGVVDSGTAGIFINALRLVANPTIQITDTRVVADGNLQITVMAQYPNQTLEFQESADLTPGSWTVATDIQSTVTHGPVVIVEVPLSTDHLFYRARATSP
- a CDS encoding SDR family oxidoreductase, which produces MKIVIIGGTGLIGSKTVDRLRKKGHEVVAASPRSGVNTVTGEGLKEALAGAQVVVDVANSPSFEEKAAMEFFNASGRNLLAAETFAGVKHHIALSVVGMERVHGYGYFLAKLAQENLIKASRIPYTIVRSTQFFEFTGAIAQSGTVGQTVTMSPAFFQPIAADDVADIMADVALGAPVNGMIEIAGPERVRLNELIERFLKATKDPRKVVTDAHALYFGLEVNDESLVPGENPRLGKMRFEDWLRHSLSEN